A single Dermacentor variabilis isolate Ectoservices chromosome 9, ASM5094787v1, whole genome shotgun sequence DNA region contains:
- the LOC142557173 gene encoding sodium-dependent glucose transporter 1A-like isoform X1: protein MLSPRAELWLKLGRTCNLSLGCMGMGLILALTGVALLDLVEIYDSNISSVSQLITTRCVGGLLGSLLGGKLYDIYNVQIMSILVMAIACVTVLMIPLSGSLPLAHAMVFFGGISSGAFDTGANVWIINLWPGNSSPALQVFHLAFGVGCLLTPLIAEPFLSTGHGGSSLNQTATNLSEHLSPNDTDYSPLEPPTGTDESRVYYAFGIVSAFHLVLVVAMVALYLIDNADTKPPRGDGTPGCKKESPEEVRFARIVLALLSAYVCVYVALECTSSQMLTAFAVKSDLHFPKSAAARVAAVYFFCFAASRLAAALVTIKMSPLQMLALSNVIIFVAAAVLVVWGSSSGAVLWACSALTGIGQGPVYAAAVAWIVAYINISNMMMSVVLIAAGIGALSPPLLVGQFLDHSPNLFLYVCFAAVLLCVVFFVAMYFYVRKRPLLNADKDVCVSGTCEKPLERNAFALATSPPPAARFTAPQDTIVSRVVQ, encoded by the exons ATGCTGTCCCCGCGCGCCGAGCTGTGGCTCAAACTGGGCCGAACCTGCAACCTCAGCCTGGGCTGCATGGGAATG GGTCTCATTCTGGCGCTGACCGGTGTGGCGCTGCTGGACCTGGTCGAGATCTACGACTCGAACATTTCAAGCGTATCGCAACTCATCACCACACGCTGCGTCGGCGGCCTGCTCGGCTCCCTACTAG GAGGCAAGCTGTACGACATTTACAACGTGCAGATCATGTCCATACTGGTGATGGCGATTGCCTGCGTGACGGTGCTCATGATTCCGCTTAGCGGAAGCCTGCCGCTTGCTCACGCCATGGTCTTCTTCGGCGGGATCAGCTCGGGCGCCTTCGACACCG GCGCGAACGTGTGGATCATCAACCTGTGGCCGGGGAACAGCAGCCCGGCGCTGCAGGTCTTCCACTTGGCCTTTGGCGTCGGCTGCCTGCTGACACCGCTCATCGCCGAGCCCTTCCTGTCCACCGGCCATGGCGGCTCGTCGCTGAACCAGACGGCCACCAACCTGAGCGAGCACTTGAGCCCCAACGACACTGACTACAGCCCGTTGGAGCCCCCGACCGGAACCGACGAGAGCCGGGTCTACTACGCGTTCGGCATAGTCAGCGCCTTCCACCTTGTCCTGGTCGTTGCCATGGTGGCGCTCTACTTGATCGACAACGCCGACACCAAGCCTCCCCGGGGGGATGGCACCCCCGGGTGCAAGAAGGAGTCTCCCGAGGAGGTGCGCTTTGCCCGCATCGTGCTGGCCCTGCTGAGCGCCTACGTGTGCGTCTACGTGGCACTCGAGTGCACGTCGTCCCAGATGCTCACCGCGTTCGCCGTGAAGAGCGATCTGCACTTCCCCAAATCGGCGGCCGCTCGCGTAGCGGCCGTCTACTTCTTCTGCTTCGCGGCGAGCCGCCTGGCGGCCGCACTGGTCACTATCAAGATGTCGCCTCTTCAGATGCTCGCCCTCTCCAACGTCATAATCTTCGTCGCGGCCGCCGTGCTCGTGGTATGGGGCTCCAGCAGCGGCGCGGTGCTTTGGGCGTGCAGCGCGCTCACGGGCATCGGCCAAGGTCCCGTGTACGCGGCCGCGGTCGCGTGGATCGTCGCCTACATTAACATCAGTAACATGATGATGTCCGTCGTCCTAATCGCGGCGGGCATCGGCGCACTTTCGCCGCCTCTTCTCGTGGGTCAGTTCTTAGACCACAGTCCAAACCTGTTCCTCTACGTATGTTTCGCGGCGGTCTTGCTGTGCGTAGTGTTTTTTGTCGCCATGTACTTTTACGTTCGAAAAAGGCCGCTGCTAAACGCAGATAAAGACGTGTGCGTTAGTGGAACTTGCGAAAAACCTCTCGAACGAAATGCTTTCGCTCTAGCGACGTCTCCGCCCCCTGCAGCCAGATTCACCGCTCCGCAGGACACGATCGTTTCCCGAGTAGTTCAATAA
- the LOC142557173 gene encoding sodium-dependent glucose transporter 1B-like isoform X2: MLSPRAELWLKLGRTCNLSLGCMGMIMSILVMAIACVTVLMIPLSGSLPLAHAMVFFGGISSGAFDTGANVWIINLWPGNSSPALQVFHLAFGVGCLLTPLIAEPFLSTGHGGSSLNQTATNLSEHLSPNDTDYSPLEPPTGTDESRVYYAFGIVSAFHLVLVVAMVALYLIDNADTKPPRGDGTPGCKKESPEEVRFARIVLALLSAYVCVYVALECTSSQMLTAFAVKSDLHFPKSAAARVAAVYFFCFAASRLAAALVTIKMSPLQMLALSNVIIFVAAAVLVVWGSSSGAVLWACSALTGIGQGPVYAAAVAWIVAYINISNMMMSVVLIAAGIGALSPPLLVGQFLDHSPNLFLYVCFAAVLLCVVFFVAMYFYVRKRPLLNADKDVCVSGTCEKPLERNAFALATSPPPAARFTAPQDTIVSRVVQ; encoded by the exons ATGCTGTCCCCGCGCGCCGAGCTGTGGCTCAAACTGGGCCGAACCTGCAACCTCAGCCTGGGCTGCATGGGAATG ATCATGTCCATACTGGTGATGGCGATTGCCTGCGTGACGGTGCTCATGATTCCGCTTAGCGGAAGCCTGCCGCTTGCTCACGCCATGGTCTTCTTCGGCGGGATCAGCTCGGGCGCCTTCGACACCG GCGCGAACGTGTGGATCATCAACCTGTGGCCGGGGAACAGCAGCCCGGCGCTGCAGGTCTTCCACTTGGCCTTTGGCGTCGGCTGCCTGCTGACACCGCTCATCGCCGAGCCCTTCCTGTCCACCGGCCATGGCGGCTCGTCGCTGAACCAGACGGCCACCAACCTGAGCGAGCACTTGAGCCCCAACGACACTGACTACAGCCCGTTGGAGCCCCCGACCGGAACCGACGAGAGCCGGGTCTACTACGCGTTCGGCATAGTCAGCGCCTTCCACCTTGTCCTGGTCGTTGCCATGGTGGCGCTCTACTTGATCGACAACGCCGACACCAAGCCTCCCCGGGGGGATGGCACCCCCGGGTGCAAGAAGGAGTCTCCCGAGGAGGTGCGCTTTGCCCGCATCGTGCTGGCCCTGCTGAGCGCCTACGTGTGCGTCTACGTGGCACTCGAGTGCACGTCGTCCCAGATGCTCACCGCGTTCGCCGTGAAGAGCGATCTGCACTTCCCCAAATCGGCGGCCGCTCGCGTAGCGGCCGTCTACTTCTTCTGCTTCGCGGCGAGCCGCCTGGCGGCCGCACTGGTCACTATCAAGATGTCGCCTCTTCAGATGCTCGCCCTCTCCAACGTCATAATCTTCGTCGCGGCCGCCGTGCTCGTGGTATGGGGCTCCAGCAGCGGCGCGGTGCTTTGGGCGTGCAGCGCGCTCACGGGCATCGGCCAAGGTCCCGTGTACGCGGCCGCGGTCGCGTGGATCGTCGCCTACATTAACATCAGTAACATGATGATGTCCGTCGTCCTAATCGCGGCGGGCATCGGCGCACTTTCGCCGCCTCTTCTCGTGGGTCAGTTCTTAGACCACAGTCCAAACCTGTTCCTCTACGTATGTTTCGCGGCGGTCTTGCTGTGCGTAGTGTTTTTTGTCGCCATGTACTTTTACGTTCGAAAAAGGCCGCTGCTAAACGCAGATAAAGACGTGTGCGTTAGTGGAACTTGCGAAAAACCTCTCGAACGAAATGCTTTCGCTCTAGCGACGTCTCCGCCCCCTGCAGCCAGATTCACCGCTCCGCAGGACACGATCGTTTCCCGAGTAGTTCAATAA